The following proteins are encoded in a genomic region of Candidatus Campbellbacteria bacterium:
- a CDS encoding class I SAM-dependent methyltransferase, with protein MKPSKFFVIDEIEKMLIQKPDLAIGDLGSGQSKNFIELLKKYPQMRYVGFEPNKSEAAQARTILKSFPTASVEGRLGYGEDEERWRGMFDVVVSLSVLEHVKDLETFLQFSVDLLKSNGRIIHLYDLGHALYPSNLKEHFHVALCNLSKKYSFVKKLIPETKFAAYVNFSRVTDTLQQGGVKIEKVTWHNNPSLVALLKNTHTSDLHEILSLVNILEEKISATTKDIHILEKMLPAVCIWGTKKG; from the coding sequence ATGAAACCATCAAAATTCTTTGTTATAGATGAAATTGAAAAGATGTTGATACAGAAGCCAGATTTGGCAATTGGAGATCTTGGATCGGGACAGTCAAAGAATTTCATTGAACTTCTCAAAAAATATCCACAGATGCGATATGTGGGATTTGAACCAAACAAGAGCGAAGCAGCTCAAGCCCGCACGATACTCAAATCATTTCCAACAGCCTCAGTTGAGGGGCGTTTAGGATATGGTGAAGATGAAGAAAGGTGGAGGGGTATGTTTGATGTCGTTGTGTCTTTAAGTGTTCTTGAACATGTCAAAGATTTAGAAACATTCTTACAGTTTTCTGTTGACCTTTTGAAATCAAACGGACGCATCATTCATTTGTATGACCTTGGACACGCGCTCTATCCTTCAAATCTCAAGGAACATTTTCATGTTGCACTCTGTAACCTGTCCAAAAAGTATTCTTTTGTAAAGAAGTTGATTCCTGAAACAAAATTTGCTGCGTATGTGAACTTCTCACGTGTTACAGATACCCTTCAACAAGGTGGTGTAAAAATAGAAAAAGTAACATGGCACAATAATCCGTCTCTCGTCGCCTTGCTTAAAAATACACACACAAGTGATTTACATGAAATACTCTCTTTAGTAAATATTCTAGAGGAAAAAATTAGTGCTACTACAAAAGATATACACATATTAGAAAAAATGCTTCCCGCGGTCTGTATTTGGGGAACAAAAAAGGGATAG
- a CDS encoding FkbM family methyltransferase, whose amino-acid sequence MEKTFESRYGKFTFDVSTNTRMARHFEKTGFFYSENIETILKYITSDSVVLDIGAHIGTTVIPLAKASHRVHAFEPVTENRKYLYKNIEQNKITNVEVHECALGAKNGTVTMTTPDSTNTGAFAIHEGGNVPLKTLDSLNLGQVDFIKIDVEGHEPEVFEGAKNTIKQYKPFIFFEFFLPDLRKNNKHPLKKIHKALKDYTFYVNGNRFFYLWMIVLWYEPKLFFFNQGGIVIDVLAIPRQKFQRLQG is encoded by the coding sequence ATGGAGAAAACTTTTGAAAGTAGGTACGGTAAGTTTACATTTGACGTGAGTACCAATACGAGAATGGCGCGTCATTTTGAAAAGACGGGGTTTTTTTATTCAGAAAATATTGAAACGATATTGAAATACATTACATCTGATAGTGTTGTGTTGGATATAGGAGCACATATAGGCACCACGGTCATTCCTCTAGCCAAAGCTTCCCACAGAGTACACGCTTTTGAGCCAGTCACAGAAAATAGAAAATATCTTTATAAAAATATAGAGCAAAACAAAATAACTAATGTTGAGGTTCACGAGTGTGCGTTGGGGGCAAAAAATGGCACTGTAACAATGACAACACCCGATTCCACTAACACTGGTGCGTTTGCAATACATGAAGGTGGAAACGTGCCACTTAAAACACTAGATAGCCTTAACTTAGGTCAGGTAGATTTTATCAAGATTGATGTAGAGGGACATGAGCCGGAAGTGTTTGAGGGGGCCAAGAACACAATCAAACAGTACAAACCTTTTATCTTTTTTGAATTTTTTTTGCCAGACCTCAGGAAGAATAACAAACACCCTTTAAAAAAAATTCACAAAGCACTTAAAGACTATACATTTTATGTTAATGGAAACCGATTTTTTTATTTATGGATGATTGTGTTATGGTACGAGCCAAAACTGTTTTTTTTCAATCAAGGGGGAATTGTGATTGATGTGCTTGCCATACCTCGTCAAAAGTTTCAAAGATTACAAGGGTAG
- a CDS encoding oligosaccharide flippase family protein, whose product MQDTKNKIVQFLRWSEQYTKTDMLYLAKGGFWITFGRVISAGSGFLLTLLLANTISKEALGNYKFVQSFAGIIMSFSLTGMGAAIIQSVARGNDGVIREGFKTFLSWSVLMTAIAWGSAIYYFLNGNIVLGWSLVVIGITLPLQAGGFFSPFLIGKKEFKTETIFGVVCTIVPLLATGVTALFTDVTSFLVLAFFGTSAFVGMIFYHITLKRYNPPRETEVKALTYGKHLSVMNILGSISLQLDRLLVFHYLGAAQMALYAVALAAPQQLRFGSKLLATMALPKLSGTDPAPIYKTLPRKALLVFCGSLLITFVYIMLAPLFFKLFFPTYGDAIIYSQVFALVILFFPAALFQQFLVGQMQQKWLYILQTSIPFVKIVLLFIFLPLYGIWGALISILGMEVVRMITILSIFFKLSKDSQKLTQSSDVL is encoded by the coding sequence ATGCAAGATACGAAAAACAAGATAGTACAATTCCTTCGTTGGAGTGAACAATATACAAAGACAGACATGCTCTACTTGGCAAAGGGCGGTTTCTGGATAACATTCGGACGTGTCATAAGCGCTGGTTCTGGTTTTTTACTTACACTCCTGCTCGCAAACACCATATCAAAAGAAGCTCTTGGTAACTATAAATTTGTCCAGTCCTTTGCTGGAATTATTATGTCGTTTTCTCTCACAGGAATGGGTGCGGCTATTATTCAATCTGTAGCACGTGGAAACGATGGAGTGATACGTGAGGGTTTCAAAACATTTCTTTCGTGGAGTGTTCTCATGACCGCCATCGCCTGGGGTTCTGCAATCTACTATTTTTTAAACGGAAATATCGTGCTTGGGTGGTCATTGGTTGTCATTGGTATTACTCTTCCCCTCCAGGCCGGTGGTTTTTTTAGTCCTTTTCTTATTGGGAAAAAAGAATTCAAAACAGAAACTATTTTTGGTGTTGTGTGCACTATTGTTCCACTACTTGCAACAGGGGTAACTGCACTTTTTACAGATGTTACTTCTTTTCTTGTTTTGGCGTTTTTTGGAACAAGCGCTTTTGTAGGAATGATTTTCTATCATATTACATTGAAACGGTACAACCCACCACGAGAAACGGAGGTGAAAGCACTCACCTATGGAAAACACTTGAGTGTTATGAATATACTTGGTTCGATTTCGTTGCAACTTGATCGCCTCCTTGTTTTTCACTATTTAGGAGCGGCACAAATGGCATTGTATGCGGTTGCGCTTGCCGCACCACAACAACTTCGTTTTGGAAGTAAACTCCTTGCCACAATGGCACTGCCAAAACTTAGCGGAACAGATCCAGCGCCTATATATAAAACACTGCCCCGAAAAGCTTTATTGGTATTTTGTGGCTCTCTTCTTATTACCTTTGTATATATCATGCTTGCTCCGTTGTTTTTTAAACTTTTTTTTCCAACATACGGCGATGCGATCATCTACTCTCAAGTATTTGCACTCGTTATACTTTTTTTTCCCGCAGCGTTATTTCAACAATTTCTTGTTGGACAAATGCAACAAAAATGGCTCTACATTCTACAAACAAGTATTCCATTTGTGAAAATAGTGCTTCTCTTTATTTTTCTTCCACTCTATGGGATATGGGGAGCACTCATCTCTATTCTAGGAATGGAAGTGGTTCGCATGATTACTATACTCAGTATCTTTTTTAAACTTTCAAAAGATTCTCAAAAACTCACACAAAGTAGTGATGTGTTGTAA
- a CDS encoding class I SAM-dependent methyltransferase, whose protein sequence is METIVQKVISHMGKNSGGFTLHYLFLYNLIIGMEAKNVLELGAGFSTPVILGALEKTGGKLITCDQRSVAETGNDPALKQQYPSWKFLQGKTGETLAQIQDEVFDVVLHDASHDVFPVYQDLRKIIPHVKQNGIILVHDTEHPAFRLRWAVRLAFLFTPHEKVTLPYGYGLTIVRILKDFGNGEVLLTWKKGS, encoded by the coding sequence ATGGAAACTATAGTTCAAAAAGTTATCTCACATATGGGAAAGAACTCAGGAGGCTTTACTCTTCATTATCTCTTTCTATATAACCTTATTATCGGCATGGAAGCAAAAAATGTTCTTGAGTTAGGTGCGGGGTTTTCTACACCAGTTATTCTTGGTGCACTTGAAAAAACTGGTGGAAAACTTATTACCTGTGACCAACGAAGTGTCGCTGAAACGGGAAACGACCCTGCCCTAAAACAGCAGTATCCGTCGTGGAAATTCCTTCAAGGAAAAACCGGGGAAACTTTGGCACAAATACAAGATGAGGTTTTTGATGTGGTACTCCATGATGCATCTCATGATGTCTTTCCTGTATACCAAGATTTACGAAAAATTATTCCACATGTAAAACAAAACGGTATCATTCTTGTTCACGACACTGAACATCCTGCATTTCGTCTTAGGTGGGCTGTGCGTCTTGCGTTTCTCTTTACACCACACGAAAAAGTAACACTCCCTTATGGATACGGCTTAACCATTGTGAGAATTCTCAAAGATTTTGGTAATGGCGAAGTTTTGTTAACGTGGAAGAAGGGTTCGTAG
- a CDS encoding FkbM family methyltransferase: MFFKILKTIIKLFLKKGSIRSFSQFGEDVVLAPLLRKKNGLYVDVGAFHPTQYSNTYFLYHRGWRGIVIDPNKEAQLLFKIFRPRDKFYSVGIGEKESNEKYFHFTDSAYNTTNEAQAHVWQSQGILLQKTEMVTLCPLSKILIQENIKEIDVLSIDAEGSDMQVLWSHNWNIPTHVIVIEDHIFNIERPQESAIYSFLYTKGFTLYSVCGPSLIFKK, encoded by the coding sequence ATGTTTTTTAAAATTCTAAAAACTATTATTAAGTTGTTTCTTAAAAAAGGAAGTATTCGTTCATTTTCGCAATTCGGTGAAGATGTGGTGTTAGCACCACTCCTTCGGAAGAAAAACGGATTATATGTTGATGTTGGTGCGTTTCATCCAACCCAATATTCTAATACCTATTTTTTGTATCATCGGGGGTGGCGTGGAATTGTTATTGATCCGAACAAAGAAGCACAGCTACTTTTTAAAATATTTCGTCCAAGAGACAAGTTTTACTCTGTAGGAATTGGAGAGAAAGAATCCAACGAGAAATATTTTCACTTTACTGATTCTGCATATAACACTACGAACGAAGCACAAGCACACGTGTGGCAATCACAGGGCATACTGCTCCAAAAGACGGAAATGGTAACACTCTGCCCACTTTCAAAAATTCTTATACAGGAGAATATCAAAGAAATTGATGTGCTTTCAATTGATGCCGAAGGGTCCGATATGCAAGTACTGTGGTCTCATAATTGGAATATTCCGACCCACGTCATTGTTATTGAAGACCACATATTCAATATTGAAAGACCACAAGAAAGTGCGATCTATTCTTTTTTGTATACAAAAGGTTTCACACTCTATTCGGTGTGTGGTCCGTCGTTGATATTTAAGAAGTAA
- a CDS encoding glycosyltransferase, with translation MITIVLATYNREDTLPKSLRSVLKQTHQDIEVLVVDDGSTDGTEQLMKAITDPRVRYIKLSNNSGASMVRNRGIQEARGDYILVWDSDDELYPYALEKIISTFKQQPTVSIVSAPARILIGGKEKTYPHFSTGEVMLADILCKKLPSNEKVRVARTNVMKQISYKSRNIDFLVNVELIERGKWYHLDEMLADVHNSPNEGSLTSSRKKKNAQYAIERASHLVGFLERHGAYLKAISAPRYADYCYGTAMGLLLAGDVKRARCYAHDAAHYHIKMVPYWVLYILSCIPCGSRLLRALY, from the coding sequence ATGATAACCATCGTTCTAGCAACATATAACCGTGAAGACACACTCCCAAAATCACTCAGGAGTGTTTTGAAACAAACCCATCAAGATATTGAGGTGCTTGTTGTTGACGATGGTTCAACTGACGGTACCGAGCAATTAATGAAAGCGATTACGGACCCTCGAGTGCGCTATATTAAACTTTCAAACAACAGTGGTGCCTCCATGGTTCGAAATCGGGGTATCCAAGAAGCAAGAGGGGACTATATTCTTGTATGGGACAGTGATGATGAATTATATCCTTATGCACTAGAGAAAATTATTTCTACTTTTAAACAGCAACCAACCGTATCTATTGTTTCTGCACCAGCACGTATTCTTATAGGTGGAAAAGAAAAAACATATCCACATTTTTCAACAGGAGAGGTTATGCTCGCGGATATATTGTGTAAAAAACTTCCAAGTAACGAAAAAGTTCGTGTTGCACGAACGAATGTAATGAAGCAGATATCCTATAAATCAAGAAATATTGATTTTTTGGTTAACGTTGAGCTTATTGAAAGAGGAAAGTGGTATCACTTAGACGAAATGCTCGCTGATGTGCACAATAGTCCCAATGAAGGTTCGCTCACATCTTCAAGAAAAAAGAAAAACGCACAGTATGCAATTGAACGTGCCTCACACCTCGTGGGTTTTCTAGAGCGTCACGGAGCGTACCTCAAAGCAATAAGCGCACCGCGGTACGCGGATTACTGTTACGGTACGGCAATGGGTCTACTGCTTGCTGGAGACGTAAAAAGAGCGCGTTGCTATGCACATGATGCGGCCCATTACCACATAAAGATGGTGCCATACTGGGTCTTGTATATTCTCTCTTGTATTCCGTGTGGCTCTCGTCTTCTCCGTGCACTATACTGA
- a CDS encoding FkbM family methyltransferase yields MKKVSNRFFKRIQESISVALLGANIYEKIRIFSVLIYRSFQHTLVRIPESSLNYTIPFHLSYNNTTFDVTLRSHEEVALLYEFFCRRVYHIQLSFEPQTIVDLGANTGISTLFLHTLFPRAHIIAVEPNPKILPLLKERLTGIANSTLVHGAVSGSRGEVNFFVHQQSLSSSLTQRSSDVQKVKVPSITLRDILETYGSKGIDLLVFDIEGAEEFLLSNIEALTHVRAILGEVHEDLIKISLEQFLSALREIYTIVIEPTKKKQRYIITGYKK; encoded by the coding sequence ATGAAAAAAGTATCCAATCGATTCTTTAAAAGAATACAAGAAAGTATCTCCGTCGCTCTTCTTGGTGCAAACATATATGAGAAGATACGGATTTTTAGTGTTCTTATATATAGATCTTTTCAACACACACTAGTACGCATACCCGAATCCTCACTTAACTATACAATTCCGTTTCACCTCTCGTACAACAACACCACATTTGATGTTACCCTACGCTCTCATGAAGAAGTTGCACTGCTCTATGAATTTTTTTGTCGGAGGGTATACCATATTCAGTTGTCATTTGAACCACAGACCATTGTTGATTTAGGGGCAAACACAGGAATCTCCACTCTTTTTTTGCACACACTATTTCCACGTGCCCATATTATTGCCGTTGAACCAAACCCAAAAATTCTTCCACTCCTTAAAGAACGTTTGACAGGTATTGCAAACAGTACGTTGGTACACGGCGCTGTTTCTGGTTCTCGTGGCGAAGTGAATTTTTTTGTTCACCAACAATCACTTTCTTCATCGCTCACCCAGCGTTCGTCAGATGTGCAAAAAGTTAAAGTACCGAGTATCACATTGCGTGACATTTTGGAAACGTATGGCTCCAAAGGGATAGACTTGCTTGTTTTCGATATTGAAGGTGCAGAAGAGTTTTTGCTTTCTAATATAGAGGCGCTTACACATGTCCGCGCCATACTTGGAGAGGTACACGAAGACCTTATAAAAATATCCCTTGAGCAGTTTCTTTCCGCGTTGCGAGAGATATATACTATAGTGATTGAGCCAACAAAGAAAAAACAACGATACATTATTACTGGATATAAAAAATAA